The following nucleotide sequence is from Salvia miltiorrhiza cultivar Shanhuang (shh) chromosome 7, IMPLAD_Smil_shh, whole genome shotgun sequence.
ccagaatttattttggttgtgaattcaagtagttgtgaattttgggtttttaaagtttgaattcacaattaaaattagaatttattttggttgtaaattcaaaaatattaagttgtgaatttggagtttttaaagtttgaattcacaataaaactaaaatttattttgattgtgaattcgagttttagttgtgaattcatagttgtggttgtgaattcaagaatattcagttgtgaattcatagatgtggttgtgaattcaaaaacattaagttgtgaattcatagacgtgatcgtgaattcaagaaaattaagttgtgaatttataaattctgttgtgaattcaagaacaataaaaaaaatacaagaaatttAGTATGTTTCTCATAAAAAATTCAACCAATGAGcataagagagagagatctaAGCTACATAAATTCTACATATCTCTAAACGACATTCCCCAAAATTGGCAGAAAATGACAACAGCAGCTCCACGATTGTGAAATGCACACCTCCCCCATAAACTCATTATTGCAGCAAGGAatcaaggaaaaaggcatcAAGGAAAAGTTACACAAGGAAAAAGGCACCAGTGAATTGCGCCTCTTCTCTCTTCCCATAACCGCTTCCCAAGCACTCCAATCCCTAAATTTATCCCCAAATTCCTTCTTTCTCTGCAACTTCGCATCTACTTCGACGATTTCATCCCATCCCTCCCCCATGACGACCTACTCAACGCCGCTCAGATTTATTTCGTCCTCCCTACCGCCAAGCTTTAGTATCGCCTCGCCGCATTCGACATGGCGGCGTTGGCCATCGAGGCCATCCTGGCGCTCGACCAAATCGGCCGCCCAAAAAGAAAGCTCAGATCTACCCTACTTGGACGGCGATGGAGGATCCGCAGTCGAATCACACTGTTAATCACGGCTGAGCTCGAACGCGGCCACTGTGAAGTAGGGAACGAACTTCGCCTGATGAGGAGGTTTTGACGGAGAAGGTGAAATTGTTggcagagagaaagagaggagatTTCAGGCTGCGGCGGCAACTTCGCCGGAGAAGCTGCCTCGCCAGGAatttcaggcggcggcggcagaggcGACGACgacggaggcggaggcggtgacCGGCGACTgtcgagagagagaagaaatgcAACTGTGGATTGGGAGatgaaaggagagagagagcgagcgaGAGAAGTGAGGGAGTATTTTTgactggccatttttttaaattttaaagtgaagggtaattttgtacttttacacaaaaactggccaattttttatgttattatttcataggctaaaatttaattttactatatgaaagtggctatatttatatattaacacaTTTAATGATGTCAATATTTTCATGTTTTTGGTTCTTGTTTTTAAGTATAACATAAAGACATCTTTTTTTGTAAAACATACAGAAATATCTTAATAGTGTTAATATTGTAAATATATACTGCATGACTTTTGACTAATGACTTTAGAGAGTGATTCCAATAATTGAGTTGTATTTGACTTTTCTATTAAAAAATGCAGAATTCAGTGATCATTGTTTACTTTTGTCAATAATATTGAACAAAACAATCACACCGGCATTATTTAAATAAACCAATTAAATTAAACACgtagtaattaaatttacatTAAAGAATATCATAAGATATTATTAAACCGAATAAacaatgccaaatcacaccatTTTGGCTTATAACTGAAAAGTAGTTTACACTTTTAAGTTAAGTCATTTGCTGTCAGTTACCTTGGTCAAACATAACAACAATAGGACTATAAAATTGCTACAATACTcctctattaattaatttattatgaatAATTACATTGGAATAGAGTTTTATTTAAACCACAACTCACATGTAAAATGACATAATTGCTTtcttataagaaaaaaaaattagtatttacAGTTATTCCAGCATCATAGCTAAATTATATTCTTATGTGATCAACCCAAATTCCCAATTCCCCCCTCTcacaattaaaaaagaaaaataaaatattatgatttattttgaataagACTATTCAGTGGTAGATGTCGATGGCACTCCTCACTTTATTCTAACCCCACAAAAAACAcaagaggaaagaaaaataaaaagaaatttgaatattttgcaGGGACATTAATAACTTAACGTCTAAACTGGCATCTGTGTTGACATATTAAAACTCTGAGAATTTATCATTTTCCAACCATATttagtttctctctctctccctctccacACATCGGGTGCTAGACTACAGCATTTTTGCAGCGTGCACTCAAGTGTAAGATCAAGAAATGGACCAAAATCAAGAACTCGCAGTAGCCCAGCTGAGGAGAGCAGTTCACAATCTTGGTTCTTCTACTGAGGTACTCTCTTTCATCTTTCACATTTTCACAAAGTCAAAATCATAATAGGGAGAGAAATGgggtagttttttttttgataaaaaaagtGACAATTTTGTGCAGAGATATGGGGATATAACTCTGACGAGATTCTTGATTGCAAGATCATTCGACATAGACAAGGCTGCAAAGATGTTTGTGCAGTGGAAGAATTGGAGGGCTTCGTTTGTGCCCTTAAATTCCATCCCTGATTCCGAAATTCCTGATGAATTGAACGCAGAAAAGATATTTTTGCAGGGCCTATCCAAAAAAGGCCATCCATTGGTGATTTGCAAAGCTAACAAGCACTTTCCTGCCAAGGATGCACTTCAATTTAAAAGTTAGTATTTCTTTTGTTTAggtttttaaatttgatttcttAGTCAATATGATTTGTGTTTTAGTTGTATAGATTCGATCATGGAGTTTGGGATGATGCCTTTTCCTAGCCTTTTGTCTTGTAATCTGACCTAATGCACATTAGATTAATGATTTGTGGAGAAGTCTGTAGATTATTCACCTAATGATTTTGTTAACATGGGACCATTGATGATAAGTATTAATATAATGGTCCTCTCCTCCATAATTAGGTAATTTTCTACCACCTACTATTAGTATCTTAACGAGCTTTCGTGCTTGTTTTGTTAATAGATGGTTTGCTATAATAAGGCTATTTATCGATTAGTCGGTATTGTGTGTATGAATAAGTGGTGCTTGTGCCTGTGTTGGATTAGCTTTGTAGCTAATGAACATGTGCTGAACTATGGAAAACTATAATCCTGATCATTGGTTGAGAGTTATAAGGGAGAGTAGTTGTGGAATGGATGTCGACTATTGCTGGGCCGTCTGTGGGCCTAACTGCGTGTTTTCTACAAGATGAGATTTGGCTAGACATTAGCACATGCTATGAGACATATCATGTTCCATATTTGGACTCGGCCGCATCCTCTTGTAATTGTATACGTATCTGATGTTTCTACACGAATATATGTAAGTTTAGGAGATGTCTTTTAGAGTCGGTAATAAGACTAAGATCTTCTGTCAATTGGACTAAATTTTGTTAATAGAAAGATCAACGCCAATAGCTGTGTTGAATATGTGTTTCAGAGAATATActtagcccacgtttggttgagtgtttttagaggttggaaagggattcaattaattgaatccattacttgttgtttgatttGTATAATGAGTTAActattacccttacttgagggtaacacaatcacccaatttgttacccttcaacatagaggggaaacaaaagaaagggaatcctTTACTAATGACTCATTTCTATtattaaaccaaacactcaataaaagtaatggttattgttaccattccactcctttatttgattccattccctttccatttctctacttgaaccaaacgaggaCTTAAATGAAATAATGGATAAAGCAGGAGATGACCAATACATTCTGAACCCCCACCCTTTTATGAAGGTGCTGCTTTGAGAGAATTGTGGGGACTAAAAACTTCGTTTCTGATGCAAACCTTTCTCCATGTGCAGAATTCGTGGTTCATCTGCTCGACAAAACCATAGCAAGGTAAAGTTTCTATTTTGTAATTCTCTTCAAGTCATTCCAGATGCTGGCCTAGAACGTTTTTTGTAACTATTGGCCTTATGgcattagagcatccgcatcgctcTACACGATGCGGCCTACTCGAGTAGAGGCGGCATTGTGTAGGGCGATGCAGCCCCTTCCTACTCGAGGGATGCACGATAGAACGGGTAGGGGGAATTGCGGCTTTATGCGGGCGTGTGCATAGCACgccgaataaaaaaaataataataaaataaatttcaaatttaaaaattctgACCGTTTTTGGCATTTTCCAAAATAATTATgcttttaagtttttttttaatgtaatttttaggatttttattttaatggaaattaaattattagtaaaatgttttatttaaatttgagcagttaaaattaaatgaaaagcataaaaatcaaaactaaaaaaatcaagtaggctatcatgtaatcccaatgcggcctccttactca
It contains:
- the LOC130996089 gene encoding SEC14 cytosolic factor-like; the encoded protein is MDQNQELAVAQLRRAVHNLGSSTERYGDITLTRFLIARSFDIDKAAKMFVQWKNWRASFVPLNSIPDSEIPDELNAEKIFLQGLSKKGHPLVICKANKHFPAKDALQFKKFVVHLLDKTIASGFRGKEIGNEKLIAILDLQQIGYKNVDARGLITGFQFLQAYYPERLAKCYLLHMPGFFVRVWRLVSRFLEKATLEKIVIVTNEEEREEFVREVGEEALPEEYGGKAKFTLLQDVELQPLE